The Zalophus californianus isolate mZalCal1 chromosome 6, mZalCal1.pri.v2, whole genome shotgun sequence DNA window TGGGCAAAAAACGAACAATGGTCCCTGCAAGGGTCCCATAGCTTGTCAGTGACTCGATCCTGCTCACCCCCAGGTCAATGCTCTTCTCCACACCTAACGAATCTCACTAAAGACTTGAGTGACTCCTACTTCGATGGTTTCTGCCTCTCCAGATTCCACCTGCCGTCTTGGTCCAGTAACTGTGAGCCAGAGGAGAGCTGGGTTTGGGCAGTAAGGGAGGTCAGTCTGGGATGGGATATCGGGTCACGCTCTCTGCTTTGTTTCCAGGGCTCTTCAGGGCTTTGCCCAGCGGCCAGAACCTAGGAAACCAGGAGGGCACCTGGGGAGCCAGGAGACCTAAGGATTTCGTTGGCAGAAACATATCCCAACCAGGAGCAGGGGGCATGGACCACAGTGAGGGGTTCATCCAAGCCCCAGCCGGTACCACGGTGCCTCAGGAACTGCTGGAAGAAATGCTTTGGTTTTTTCGGGTGGAAGATGGTAAGTGGTGGGGCATCGGGGAGGGGGGGATATGTGCCTCAGCACAAAGAGTGGAATCTGGCTGAAATCCCCCTCCTCCAGTACCGGCTGCACATTTCCCCCCAAGGTGGGGATTGAGGCAGAGGGGGGTCTTAATTCCCAGAGGGGTCTGGCCTCACCACACCCTCTTCTCAGGGCATGgtcattcattttcttcatttatcggatcattcacaaatattcattaagtTCCTTCTGCGCACTGGGCACCATTCTCAGCAGTGGGCTTACAGTATGAATGAAGCACAAAAGTCTCTGCCCTCCGTGCAGCACACATTCTAATGAGAGAGAAAATCAACGAGACAAACGACTAAAATGCAGAGCATGTGGGTGATGAGCAATACGGAGAAAAATTAagcacagagagggaagagaagggtagGTACCACGGTCAAGGAAGGCCTCACCAAGAAGCTGACATTTGAATAAGGGCTTGCAGGAGATGAAATGATGAGCCCCACAGATTAtgtgggggaagagcattcctggTAAGGGGAAGAGCAAACGCAATGGCTCCGGGGCTGGATCCTGCCTCATTTTGGTACGGTGTGGACACATCTCAGTATCCAAATTCAGATTGGCCATTTTATGTATTCTCTGTTGGCAGTTGTTGGACACAGTTTCACTGctaccccttccccctccccttagATTAGGGCTTCTGCAGAGCAGAaattgtccctccctctccccctcccccacagtggAGGTCCCGCAGGGCAGGGGCTCATCTTCGTTAGTCTCTACAACACCTGGCTCACAGCAGGGGATGACTGATGCCATGAGCTGAGTCTGAGCCCGAGCCCCAACTGTTAGTGGGCCTGAGGGGCACCCAGGCTCTCCTCAAGGCTCTGTTCCACGTGTCTTTCCCCAGCATCTCCTTGGAATTATTCCATCTTTGCCCTGGTGGGCGTGGTGGGCGTGATAAGCTTCGTCCTCCTGGGAAGGAGCATCCAGGCAAAGAGGTGAGGAGCTGGTCTGGGGGTGgtctctggggggtgggggacctgCCCTCCCAAGGGAAATCTAGGGAGCGGTCATCTAGGGGTCTTGGCCAGCCACCCTTTGGGACAGCAAAATGCAGCCTTATGGAATTTACACTTTGGTGGGGAGACAAGTGTAGTTTAGAGTGACAGATGCTCAGTGTGGGAGATACAGAGTGTGTGGGAGCACAGTGGTGGGTTCTGGGGCCTTCTgggcaaagagagaaagggagagtgggCTGAGGAAGCCTTCTAGACTGAGGGACAATAGGCACCAAACTTGAGGTGCTGGAGGAGGAGGCCTGGCCCATATGGCTGTGGAATGTGACGTggcatgggggtggagggagggcaagAGGAGGGAAGGACCCAGAATGTATGGGTCCCAAGGAATTCAGGTTCTAGCTCATGGGCATTGGGGAGCCAGAGAATGGCTTTGCACAGGGACATGAAAGGCCTGTTTTAGCAAGATTAGTCTGGATGTAGGCTATAAAATGAACCAAAGGGGTGTAGCTCCTAAAAATGTGACCTTGCCTTTCTTAACCTGTCAGGAAGCATCGCCCTCAGCAAGGTCAGCTCAGGGACAAAGTGGCTGTCCATGGGAGCAGCAGACACTGAGCTGCTCCCCCTGTGGCCCGAGCAGATTCTCTGGGCAGTCAGCCGTTACCACAGTTGGGTTCCTCCACAATGGCCAGGAAGCCTAGGGGTACCTTAAGTAAGACCACCTTCGGAGGGAGGACACTTGGGGGAGTTACTGGAAGAAAGGTTGGGTCTCGAACACCAGCTTAAGGAcatgggcagtggggagccactaAAGGTGCTTGACCTGAGGAGTGATGTGTGCACACTGAGGTTGTAGAAACATGACTGCTGTGTGTGGGCTGATTTGGAAAACCAAGCACCTAGAAGCAGGAAGATTAGTTAGGAACTTCCTGAAGTAGTTTGGGGATGAGGTGGATGAGGGTGGGAATGGGGTAGCAAGGACACAGAACCCAGAGTCAGGAGACTTAAATGCATGTCCAAGGTGCGCGCATCTTTGACCTTTTTGAACCCCGTTTCACCTGTAAGGGGAGCAAGGGGTGAGAATAGTTGAGCTCATGGTGGCAATGAGGATTTGCTGAGATGATACACGGACGAGAATAAGCCATTTCTCTGCCAAAAGAACACCAAACTATCTTGGCTTTCTCCCCTAACAGTTCCCAGGACTGCCTACTGGatttcttccccgcccccccaacccgcTAATCTACTTGGGAGCCCCAGTCTTGCCCCCAATCACTCAGTACCCCAGCTCAGAGAACCCAGATTCAACAGTGTTTTCTCTCCTCCCAGAAATCAAAAGCTCCTGGGGAAAAACAAACCAGAACTCCAAGACTTGGCTGAGGCTGAAACCAGAGATGACAATAACCTGAACATCCTAAAAGAGACTTTGCTCTCAGAAAAGCACAATTTAGCCCAGGTGGAAATTGAGTTAAAAGAGGGAGATGCGTCACTGGTTCTCCTTCCAGACCCACAAGAATCGGAGACCTAGTAAGAGTTCAGAGCCCTGCCCCATGGTGCCAGCAGATAAGATGAACGAACTGCAATCAAACTAATATTCTGTTATGGGATGGGGGGTAAGAAACACTTTTATTAAAAGGCTTCTGGAAGTGGCCATTTAGAATTGCATAGTTTGTTCAAACGGCCGTGTCAGAACACACAAGCTATTGGAGCAGGAGCGAGAAATCCATAGCCAGCCTGTGGGTCAGGAAGCCTGGCTAGGACTCCTCGTGTGGTCTTGAGGAGTTCACAGCCTCCCTCTGCTCTGACCTCAGCTTCTCCATCCACAGAATGGGGCTGAAGGCCGGGTTAGAACTGTTGTTCTTAATCCAAGGTCCTAGAATTGCCAAGAACAGGATTCCGGGCTCAGAATCCCCTTCACACCCCTTTCCTCCTAGCAGAGCCCTCTCCTTCACCGGCATATCTGCTGAGGGCCCACGAGAGACTTCCTTTGGGCCAAAGGCCCCAAGGTAAAGAGAGTTAGAAAACTATGGAACTCCCCGTGCTGAGAATGGGATCCCAAGAGAGTGTCCTGATCCTGTGTCTGAGCCACAGTGTTGTTGTATCAGCTGCAGTGGTGACCCCAAATGATGTATGCAAAAAATTGCTTTCTGAACCCCAA harbors:
- the SLC51B gene encoding organic solute transporter subunit beta; amino-acid sequence: MDHSEGFIQAPAGTTVPQELLEEMLWFFRVEDASPWNYSIFALVGVVGVISFVLLGRSIQAKRNQKLLGKNKPELQDLAEAETRDDNNLNILKETLLSEKHNLAQVEIELKEGDASLVLLPDPQESET